In Deferribacter desulfuricans SSM1, the following are encoded in one genomic region:
- a CDS encoding YebC/PmpR family DNA-binding transcriptional regulator has translation MAGHSKWANIKHRKAAQDAKKGKIFTKIARELMVAAKIGGSDPEMNPRLRVALEKARQANMPKENVERAIKKGTGEGNESNFEDVIYEGYGPGGVAILVQALTDNKNRTVAEVRSTLTKRGGSLGEAGCVAWLFEKKGVIGIKRETIDEDTLMDIVLEAGAEDLKVEDDNYEVITEPSEYYNVKKALEDKGIKIEYAELTMKPKNTVKVEGENAKKLLGLIEALEDLDDVQEVYANFDIDDKVMEELGA, from the coding sequence ATGGCTGGACACAGTAAGTGGGCGAATATTAAACATAGAAAAGCTGCACAGGATGCTAAAAAAGGGAAAATTTTTACTAAAATCGCTAGAGAGTTGATGGTTGCTGCTAAAATTGGTGGAAGTGATCCTGAAATGAACCCTAGGTTGAGGGTGGCTCTCGAAAAAGCAAGACAGGCTAATATGCCAAAAGAGAATGTTGAAAGAGCTATTAAGAAAGGAACTGGCGAAGGTAATGAATCAAACTTTGAAGATGTAATTTATGAAGGTTATGGGCCAGGTGGTGTTGCTATATTAGTTCAAGCTTTGACTGATAATAAAAATAGGACTGTTGCAGAGGTTAGAAGTACTTTAACAAAGAGGGGTGGAAGTTTAGGTGAAGCTGGTTGTGTGGCATGGCTTTTTGAAAAGAAAGGGGTTATTGGTATTAAGAGAGAAACAATTGATGAAGATACTTTAATGGATATAGTTTTAGAAGCTGGTGCGGAAGATCTTAAAGTGGAAGATGATAATTATGAAGTGATTACTGAACCTTCTGAATATTATAATGTGAAAAAAGCTCTTGAAGATAAAGGGATAAAGATTGAATATGCTGAATTAACCATGAAACCTAAGAATACAGTTAAGGTAGAAGGTGAAAATGCTAAAAAGCTACTGGGGCTTATTGAGGCATTAGAGGATTTGGATGATGTTCAAGAGGTATATGCAAACTTTGATATTGATGATAAAGTTATGGAGGAGTTAGGAGCATAA
- a CDS encoding 2-isopropylmalate synthase has translation MSEKLIIFDTTLRDGEQAPGFSMNVEEKVKMALQLERLGVDVIEAGFPISSPGDFEAVRKVAEAVKNPAVAGLCRANRKDIEVGWDALQYAKRPRIHTFIATSNIHMKYKLKKEPEEVIEIARDAVKFAKNLCDDVEFSAEDATRTDLDFLCKIVEVVIDAGATTVNIPDTVGYTVPMEFEKIISTLLNKVPNIDKAIISVHCHNDLGLAVANSIAAVNAGARQVECTINGIGERAGNASLEEVVMALNVRKDVFDFVKTEINTKEIYRTSRLLTSITGVEVQPNKAIVGKNAFAHEAGIHQDGVLKERTTYEIMTPESVGIPSNKLVLGKHSGRHALMQRLKDLGYDLSREELEIIYAKFKELADKKKEVYDEDLEAIVENQMSRVKEYYSLENITIVSGNNAIPTATVELVKEDGNVIVDASIGDGPVDAAFKAIERIAGVQGRLKKYNIKSVTAGKDAQGEVTVGVEFEKSGYEITGKGYSTDIVVASARAYLHALNRYLSRKNSKREIKDTV, from the coding sequence ATGAGTGAAAAGTTGATAATTTTTGACACCACTTTGAGAGACGGTGAACAAGCTCCAGGTTTTAGTATGAATGTGGAAGAGAAAGTTAAAATGGCATTACAGCTTGAAAGACTTGGGGTTGATGTTATTGAAGCAGGTTTTCCCATATCTTCCCCTGGTGATTTTGAAGCAGTGAGAAAAGTTGCAGAAGCAGTAAAAAATCCAGCTGTTGCAGGTTTATGTAGAGCAAACAGAAAAGATATTGAGGTTGGTTGGGATGCTTTGCAATACGCAAAAAGACCAAGGATACACACTTTCATAGCGACATCAAATATTCATATGAAATATAAACTGAAAAAGGAGCCTGAAGAAGTTATTGAGATTGCAAGAGATGCTGTAAAATTTGCAAAAAATCTTTGTGATGATGTGGAGTTTAGTGCAGAAGATGCCACAAGGACAGATTTGGATTTTTTGTGTAAAATCGTAGAAGTTGTTATTGATGCAGGTGCTACCACAGTAAATATCCCTGATACTGTTGGTTATACAGTTCCTATGGAATTTGAAAAAATAATAAGCACATTATTAAATAAGGTTCCTAATATTGATAAAGCTATCATAAGTGTGCATTGCCATAACGATTTGGGTTTAGCTGTGGCAAATTCTATAGCTGCTGTTAATGCAGGAGCAAGGCAGGTAGAATGTACAATAAATGGGATTGGTGAGAGAGCCGGAAACGCTTCATTAGAAGAGGTTGTTATGGCATTAAATGTGCGTAAAGATGTATTTGATTTTGTTAAGACAGAAATAAACACAAAAGAAATTTATAGAACAAGTAGACTCCTTACTTCAATTACAGGTGTTGAAGTTCAGCCAAATAAAGCTATTGTTGGTAAAAATGCTTTTGCTCATGAAGCAGGTATACATCAAGATGGTGTGTTAAAAGAAAGAACAACTTATGAAATAATGACCCCTGAAAGTGTTGGGATCCCTTCTAATAAACTTGTGTTGGGTAAACATTCTGGTAGACATGCGTTGATGCAGAGGCTTAAAGATTTAGGGTATGATTTGTCAAGGGAAGAGTTAGAAATAATCTATGCTAAATTTAAGGAACTTGCAGACAAAAAGAAAGAAGTTTATGATGAGGATTTAGAAGCAATAGTAGAAAATCAAATGAGTAGAGTAAAAGAGTATTATTCTCTTGAAAATATAACAATTGTTAGTGGAAATAATGCAATTCCAACTGCGACGGTAGAGCTGGTTAAAGAGGATGGTAATGTGATAGTGGATGCTTCAATTGGTGATGGTCCTGTAGATGCTGCTTTCAAAGCAATAGAGCGTATTGCAGGAGTTCAAGGAAGATTGAAAAAATACAATATTAAGTCAGTTACTGCTGGTAAAGATGCCCAAGGTGAAGTTACAGTTGGAGTTGAATTTGAAAAGTCTGGATATGAAATTACAGGTAAAGGGTATTCTACAGATATTGTTGTAGCAAGTGCAAGGGCATATTTACATGCTCTAAATAGATATTTGAGCAGAAAAAATAGCAAAAGAGAGATAAAGGATACGGTCTAA
- the pssA gene encoding CDP-diacylglycerol--serine O-phosphatidyltransferase: MIKKEYVLPNFITLMSMFSGFYSIIASVNGNFVLASYAILFAFIFDGLDGKVARMLHATSDFGIQMDSLSDLVAFGVAPALLVYNWVLTPYGRVGWMAAFLFVACGALRLARFNVMTKKIDNKYFVGLPIPAAAGVIASSVLFVKEIFGTPDGITIPLSFVLFIYLLAFLMVSNVKYFSFKKIELQCVKPFRLLVGFTLMIIVIGSYPEIFLFVFFTGYALSGLLLQLLKAFKHRTLEVEEGHIK, from the coding sequence ATGATTAAAAAAGAGTATGTCTTACCTAATTTTATAACTTTGATGAGTATGTTTTCTGGCTTTTATTCGATAATAGCATCCGTAAACGGTAATTTTGTTTTGGCCTCTTATGCCATACTTTTTGCTTTTATTTTTGATGGGCTTGATGGAAAGGTAGCTAGGATGTTGCATGCTACCAGTGATTTTGGGATTCAGATGGACTCTTTAAGTGATCTTGTTGCTTTTGGGGTTGCTCCTGCTTTACTGGTATATAATTGGGTGCTTACCCCTTATGGAAGGGTGGGCTGGATGGCCGCTTTCCTTTTTGTAGCTTGCGGAGCTCTTAGATTGGCAAGATTTAATGTGATGACAAAAAAGATAGATAACAAGTATTTTGTTGGATTACCAATACCTGCTGCTGCGGGGGTTATAGCTTCAAGTGTATTGTTTGTAAAAGAGATTTTTGGAACTCCTGATGGGATTACTATCCCTTTGAGTTTTGTGCTGTTTATATATCTTTTAGCATTTTTAATGGTCAGTAATGTAAAATATTTTAGTTTTAAAAAGATTGAGCTTCAATGTGTAAAACCTTTTAGGTTGTTGGTTGGATTTACCTTAATGATTATTGTGATAGGTTCATATCCTGAAATATTTTTGTTTGTATTTTTTACTGGGTATGCTCTATCTGGTTTACTCCTTCAACTACTTAAAGCATTTAAACATCGGACCCTGGAGGTCGAAGAAGGCCATATTAAGTAA
- a CDS encoding phosphatidylserine decarboxylase family protein, producing MIAKEGFPFIITSIIVFFVILLFPKNILLIILLVLVAFFIWFFRDPERNIPPYDDIVVSPADGKIVEITEENFDDKTFKKISIFMNIFDVHVNRAPLEGEVVSVEHKPGKFLAADNPKSSLENEQNIIRLSTKYGEIVLKQVAGLVARRTVAYVKSGDKVLIGDRIGIIKFSSRVDLYLPLDFYITVEINDRVKAGESIIARYEKDD from the coding sequence TTGATAGCTAAAGAAGGGTTCCCTTTTATAATTACAAGCATAATAGTTTTTTTTGTAATATTGTTATTTCCAAAAAATATTTTGCTTATTATTTTACTTGTTTTAGTTGCATTCTTTATATGGTTTTTTAGAGATCCAGAGAGAAACATACCTCCTTATGATGATATTGTTGTTTCCCCTGCAGATGGTAAAATTGTTGAAATCACTGAAGAAAACTTCGATGATAAAACTTTTAAAAAGATTTCAATTTTTATGAATATTTTCGATGTTCATGTGAATAGAGCACCATTGGAAGGTGAAGTGGTTTCAGTTGAGCACAAGCCTGGGAAATTTCTTGCGGCTGATAACCCCAAAAGTTCGTTGGAAAATGAGCAGAATATTATAAGATTAAGCACTAAATATGGTGAAATTGTTTTAAAACAGGTTGCTGGTCTAGTTGCCAGAAGGACAGTTGCTTATGTAAAGTCAGGCGATAAAGTGTTAATTGGGGATAGAATTGGTATTATAAAATTTTCTTCAAGAGTTGACTTATATTTACCGTTGGACTTCTATATTACTGTTGAAATAAATGATAGGGTCAAGGCTGGTGAAAGCATTATAGCAAGGTATGAAAAAGATGATTAA
- the ilvC gene encoding ketol-acid reductoisomerase translates to MKVFYEKDVNIDLIKSKKVAVIGYGSQGYGHSNNLKDSGVDVAVGLRKGSKSWAKAESAGLKVMEVEKAAEWADVIMILTPDETQGDLYKEFIAPYLKEGDYIAFAHGFNIHFGQIVPPENVNVIMIAPKGPGHLVRAEYEKGGGVPCLVAVAQDYSGDSLDVALSYAAAIGGARAGVLQTTFKEETETDLFGEQAVLCGGLTQLIKYGFETLVEAGYAPEMAYFECLHEVKLIVDLLYEGGISNMRYSISNTAQYGDLTRGPRVISPEVKENMKKVLYEIQSGQFAKEWLLENKAGRPVFNALTKVDENHPVEVVGKKLRGMMSWLGKSKIVDTDKN, encoded by the coding sequence ATGAAGGTGTTTTATGAAAAAGATGTAAATATTGATTTAATTAAGTCTAAGAAGGTTGCTGTTATTGGTTACGGTAGCCAAGGTTATGGACATTCAAATAATTTAAAGGATAGTGGAGTAGATGTAGCGGTTGGACTTAGAAAAGGTAGTAAATCTTGGGCAAAAGCAGAATCTGCAGGTCTTAAGGTTATGGAAGTTGAAAAAGCTGCAGAATGGGCTGATGTAATTATGATTTTGACTCCTGATGAAACTCAAGGTGATCTTTATAAAGAATTTATCGCACCATATTTAAAAGAGGGAGATTATATTGCTTTTGCTCATGGTTTTAATATCCACTTCGGTCAGATAGTTCCTCCAGAAAATGTTAATGTTATTATGATAGCACCTAAGGGGCCTGGCCATCTGGTGAGAGCTGAATATGAAAAAGGTGGTGGAGTACCTTGCCTTGTAGCCGTTGCTCAAGATTATAGTGGAGATTCATTAGATGTGGCACTTTCTTATGCTGCTGCGATTGGAGGGGCAAGAGCAGGGGTATTGCAAACGACATTTAAAGAGGAGACAGAAACAGATCTTTTTGGTGAGCAGGCTGTTCTCTGTGGTGGACTTACACAACTTATTAAATATGGATTTGAAACACTTGTAGAAGCTGGTTATGCCCCAGAAATGGCATATTTTGAATGCCTGCATGAGGTAAAATTGATTGTTGACCTGTTGTATGAAGGTGGTATCTCAAATATGAGATATTCTATCAGTAATACTGCTCAGTATGGTGATTTAACAAGGGGGCCAAGAGTTATTTCTCCTGAAGTTAAAGAAAATATGAAAAAGGTTTTATATGAAATACAGAGTGGACAATTTGCAAAAGAGTGGCTATTAGAAAATAAGGCTGGTAGACCAGTTTTCAATGCATTGACCAAGGTAGATGAAAACCATCCTGTTGAAGTTGTAGGGAAAAAACTAAGAGGGATGATGAGCTGGCTTGGTAAATCTAAAATAGTAGATACTGATAAAAATTAG
- the ilvN gene encoding acetolactate synthase small subunit codes for MRHIISVLVENKFGVLSRVAGLFSGRGYNIESLSVNTTHDPRFSVMTIVTSGDERIIEQIIKQLRKLINVIKVRDVTPMDHIEREMMLVKVHATSKTRPDIFNIINTFRGKVVDITGDSLIVEITGTDDKNKAFIKVLEPYGIIEVIKTGFVAIARGSKATPDYSKTS; via the coding sequence ATGAGACATATAATATCAGTTTTAGTAGAAAATAAATTTGGGGTTTTATCAAGAGTTGCCGGACTTTTTAGTGGGAGAGGCTACAATATAGAAAGTCTATCAGTAAATACTACTCATGACCCAAGATTTTCTGTTATGACTATTGTGACTTCTGGTGATGAAAGGATTATTGAACAGATTATAAAACAACTCAGAAAATTGATAAATGTAATTAAAGTTAGAGATGTTACCCCGATGGATCATATAGAAAGGGAGATGATGTTAGTCAAGGTCCATGCTACCTCAAAAACTAGACCTGACATTTTTAATATAATTAACACATTTAGGGGTAAAGTTGTTGATATTACAGGTGATTCTTTAATTGTTGAAATTACAGGGACAGATGATAAAAATAAAGCTTTTATAAAAGTGCTTGAACCTTACGGTATTATTGAGGTAATAAAAACAGGTTTTGTGGCGATTGCAAGAGGGAGTAAAGCAACTCCTGATTATAGCAAAACATCATAA
- the ilvB gene encoding biosynthetic-type acetolactate synthase large subunit, with protein MKTGAEILVECLKRENVEVIFGYPGGVLLGIYDTLFDADIKHILPRHEQGGIHAADGYARATGKVGVCMATSGPGATNLVTGITNAYMDSVPLVVFTGQVPTSLIGGDAFQEADIIGITRPIVKHSYLIKDIKELAPSIREAFYIARTGRPGPVVIDLPKDVVASKTKFKYPEKVELLGYNPNYEGHPMQIKKLLKTLEGAKKPVIYMGGGVRISEAHKELLEFVEKINLPVVSSFMGLGGFPGDHPNFIGWLGMHGNYASNMAMTETDFIIAIGTRFSDRSTGRLDGFAPHAKIAHIDIDPASISKNVVIDIPIVGDCKVVLNQILKYIGSYDWEKRKKDRENWLAQIKAWDSEHPFSYKPSKKIIKPQFVVEKIYEVTKGDAIICTEVGQNQMWAGQFYRFKDPRQFISSGGLGTMGFGFPAAIGAKIGRPDKEVFDIAGDGSFLMNMQEICTAVQYRVGVKVAILNNKFLGMIRQWQNLFFNNRYSYSCLECQPDFLKLAESYGCPAFRAEKPEDVEPILREAMKIKDLPVLMDFVVDREENVFPMVPAGAALNEMILGD; from the coding sequence ATGAAAACAGGCGCAGAAATATTAGTTGAATGTTTAAAAAGGGAGAATGTAGAGGTTATTTTTGGCTACCCCGGTGGTGTGTTACTGGGGATTTATGATACTCTATTTGATGCAGATATAAAACATATTTTACCAAGGCATGAGCAGGGTGGTATTCATGCAGCGGATGGTTATGCAAGAGCTACGGGAAAAGTTGGTGTTTGTATGGCAACAAGTGGGCCAGGTGCCACAAATTTGGTTACAGGTATTACAAATGCATATATGGATTCTGTACCATTAGTAGTTTTTACTGGTCAGGTTCCCACTTCACTTATTGGTGGGGATGCCTTTCAGGAAGCTGATATAATTGGGATCACTAGACCAATAGTAAAACATAGCTATTTGATAAAGGATATTAAAGAATTGGCACCATCGATTAGAGAAGCGTTTTATATTGCAAGAACTGGAAGACCTGGACCTGTTGTAATAGATTTACCAAAAGATGTTGTAGCATCGAAAACTAAATTTAAATATCCGGAGAAGGTGGAGTTACTTGGATATAATCCAAACTATGAAGGTCATCCAATGCAAATTAAGAAGCTTTTAAAGACATTGGAAGGTGCTAAGAAACCAGTAATTTATATGGGTGGTGGTGTTAGAATTAGTGAAGCACATAAAGAGTTGTTGGAATTTGTTGAAAAAATTAACTTACCAGTTGTTTCGTCATTTATGGGGCTTGGTGGTTTCCCAGGAGACCATCCTAATTTTATCGGATGGTTAGGGATGCATGGAAATTATGCTTCCAATATGGCTATGACTGAGACAGATTTTATTATAGCTATAGGGACAAGATTTTCTGATAGATCCACAGGGAGATTAGATGGTTTTGCTCCTCATGCAAAGATAGCTCATATCGATATTGATCCTGCATCAATAAGTAAAAATGTTGTGATAGATATTCCAATTGTTGGAGACTGTAAGGTAGTTTTAAATCAAATATTAAAATATATTGGCAGTTATGATTGGGAAAAGAGGAAAAAAGATAGAGAAAATTGGTTAGCTCAGATAAAAGCTTGGGATAGTGAGCACCCTTTTTCATACAAACCGAGCAAAAAAATCATTAAACCTCAGTTTGTAGTTGAGAAAATCTATGAAGTAACTAAAGGGGATGCAATTATCTGCACAGAAGTTGGGCAAAATCAGATGTGGGCTGGCCAGTTTTATAGGTTTAAAGATCCAAGGCAATTTATATCTTCAGGTGGCTTAGGAACTATGGGTTTTGGTTTCCCTGCTGCTATTGGCGCAAAAATAGGAAGACCTGATAAAGAGGTATTTGATATTGCTGGTGATGGTAGTTTTCTCATGAATATGCAAGAGATTTGTACTGCTGTTCAGTATAGAGTTGGTGTAAAAGTAGCAATTTTGAATAATAAATTTTTAGGGATGATAAGGCAATGGCAAAATCTCTTTTTTAATAATAGATATTCATACTCCTGTCTGGAGTGTCAGCCAGACTTTTTAAAACTTGCAGAGAGTTATGGTTGTCCTGCTTTTAGAGCTGAAAAACCAGAAGATGTAGAACCTATTTTGCGTGAGGCAATGAAGATAAAAGATTTGCCTGTATTAATGGATTTTGTAGTGGATAGAGAAGAAAATGTATTCCCTATGGTTCCTGCAGGGGCAGCATTAAATGAAATGATCTTGGGGGATTAA
- the ilvD gene encoding dihydroxy-acid dehydratase, whose amino-acid sequence MRSENVKKGLERAPHRALLHGSGVPKSSMDRPFIGICSSFTDLIPGHSGMRDLERFIEKGVHTGGGYSFIFSVPGICDGIAMGHKGMHYSLPSREAIADMIECVVEAHQLDGVVFLTNCDKITPGMLMAAARLNVPSIFVTAGPMLSGHWRGERRSFVRDTFEAMAKYKKGEIDDFEMSNLEQCACPSAGSCQGLYTANTMACLTETMGMSLPGCGTALAVMSKKKHIAFDSGVRICDLIREDIKPKDILNEKAFKNAVIVDLALGGSTNTTLHLPAIAHEAGIKLSLDLFDELSKKVPHISNLRPGGEFFMEDLDFAGGIPAVLKRLESLIEDNQTVSGLTTKEIAKRAIVFDEDVIRPIDNPYHKEGGIAVLKGNLAPMGSVVKQSAVSKEMMVFKGTAKVYNSEEEAMEAIMGGKIENGNVVVIRYEGPKGGPGMREMLAPTAAIAGMELDKVALITDGRFSGGTRGPCIGHISPEAAEGGVIGLVEDGDEIYINIPERKIELLVSEEELEKRRRNWVKPEPKIKTGYLYKYALNVSSAAEGAIFKKLQ is encoded by the coding sequence ATGAGAAGTGAAAATGTTAAAAAAGGTTTAGAAAGGGCACCACATAGAGCTCTTTTACATGGAAGTGGAGTACCTAAAAGTTCAATGGATAGACCGTTTATAGGTATATGTTCAAGTTTTACAGATTTAATACCTGGACATTCTGGGATGAGGGATTTAGAGCGTTTTATAGAAAAAGGTGTTCATACAGGGGGAGGATATTCTTTTATTTTTTCTGTTCCAGGGATATGCGATGGTATTGCAATGGGGCATAAAGGGATGCATTACTCTTTACCTAGTAGAGAAGCAATTGCAGATATGATAGAATGTGTTGTGGAAGCTCATCAGCTTGATGGCGTAGTTTTTTTGACAAACTGTGATAAGATTACCCCTGGTATGTTGATGGCAGCCGCAAGATTAAATGTCCCTTCAATATTTGTTACAGCTGGACCTATGCTTAGTGGTCATTGGAGAGGGGAAAGAAGATCTTTTGTAAGAGATACTTTTGAGGCTATGGCAAAATATAAAAAGGGTGAAATAGATGATTTTGAAATGAGTAACTTGGAACAGTGTGCTTGCCCATCTGCTGGCTCTTGTCAGGGCTTATACACAGCAAATACTATGGCTTGCCTTACTGAAACAATGGGGATGAGCTTACCTGGTTGTGGCACAGCTTTGGCTGTAATGTCAAAGAAAAAACATATTGCTTTTGATAGTGGTGTTAGAATTTGTGATCTTATTAGAGAAGATATTAAACCTAAAGATATTTTAAACGAAAAAGCTTTCAAAAATGCTGTTATAGTTGATTTGGCACTTGGTGGTTCTACAAACACCACATTGCATTTACCTGCAATTGCACATGAGGCAGGAATAAAGTTAAGTTTAGATCTTTTTGATGAGCTAAGTAAAAAGGTTCCACATATTAGCAATTTGAGACCTGGTGGTGAATTTTTTATGGAGGATCTCGATTTTGCTGGAGGGATACCTGCGGTTTTAAAAAGGTTGGAGTCTTTGATAGAGGATAATCAAACTGTTTCTGGTTTGACTACTAAAGAGATTGCAAAAAGAGCGATTGTCTTTGATGAGGATGTTATAAGACCTATTGATAATCCATATCACAAAGAAGGTGGTATCGCTGTTTTAAAAGGTAACTTAGCACCAATGGGTTCAGTGGTAAAACAATCTGCTGTATCTAAAGAGATGATGGTTTTTAAAGGGACTGCTAAAGTGTATAATTCTGAGGAAGAAGCTATGGAAGCTATAATGGGTGGTAAAATAGAAAATGGTAATGTTGTGGTTATCCGTTATGAAGGGCCAAAAGGTGGACCAGGGATGAGAGAGATGCTTGCGCCAACTGCTGCTATAGCAGGGATGGAGCTAGATAAAGTGGCACTAATTACCGATGGGAGGTTTTCTGGTGGCACTAGGGGGCCTTGTATTGGACATATTTCCCCTGAGGCTGCCGAAGGTGGAGTCATAGGTTTAGTTGAAGATGGTGATGAGATATATATAAATATACCAGAAAGAAAAATTGAGTTGTTAGTATCTGAAGAAGAACTTGAAAAGAGAAGAAGAAATTGGGTTAAACCTGAGCCTAAAATTAAAACAGGATATCTGTATAAATATGCTTTAAATGTTAGTAGTGCTGCCGAAGGTGCTATCTTTAAAAAATTGCAGTAG